The nucleotide sequence TAATACATGACATAAGTCATAAATATATATGCTTATTATTCAATAACTATAATATTATCATCTACTTTATCATCTTCATCCTCTCTCGCATCCTTAACCTTAGTAAGTACTATTCCACCAATTACAAACAAAATTAAAATACTAAATATACCATTTGTAGACTTACCAGTTATTTGAGTAATTACAGCAACTAAAAGAGGTCCTAAAATTGAAGCAAATCTCCCAAATATATTAAAAAATCCAAAAAACTCATTATTTTTTTCTTTCGGAACTAACTTGCCAAAATATGATCTACTAAGTGCTTGTATACCTCCCTGAGATGTACCAACAAGAACAGCTAATATTATAAAGCCAAGAATGTTATGAATGAAGTTTGCATACACACAAATTATTGAATAAATTATTATTCCAGCATAAAGCATTGTCTTTCCCTTAAATTTTTCTGAAAGTTTGCCAAATATAATGGCACACGGAAAGGCTATAAACTGAGTAAACAATAATACAACTAACATTACTGTAGAGTTTATACCAATATCAGCTCCAAAGGAAGTTGCCATTGTTATAATTGTGTTCACTCCATCTATAAAGAAGAAATATGATATCAGAAATATAACTAAATTTTTATGCTTTCCAATATTTTTAAAGGTACTCCCCAACCTTTTTATACTGTTTACAATAACCCTATGCTCTTTTTTTATCCCATAAATCTGTTTCACATTTTTCATTATAGGAATAGAAAACATGGTGCACCATATTGCAGTTATTACAAAGGTTATCTTACAAGCTGTCATAATGGAAATTGGAATTATATGAAGCTGCGCTAATATTACTATACTCATGCATACTGCAAAAGCTAAAATATTTCCTAAATATCCACACGCATATGCAATGGAAGAAAGCATATCCATTTTACTCTTTGGTGTTATATCCACTAAAAATGCATCATAAAAAACATTGCTACCGGCATTTCCAATAGTACTTATTATAAATACTATAACAAGAGGCAACCAAGCTGAATTTGGCACAGCAGCAATAAGAGCCGTAAAAATTATACCTATAATACAAAACACTTTGAAGAACTTCATTTTATATCCAATATAATCTGCTATAGTGCCTAATAAGGGTGCTAAAAGTGCTATCAAAAGCCTTCCTATTGAATTTGAATATCCCCAATAAGCTGTTGAACTAGCCTCTGATCCCCCTGCATTTTTAAACACCATTCTAAAATAAATAGGAAGTATAGTTGTTATAATTATCATGCTGTAAGTAGAAATAGTGCAATCGTATAATATCCAGCTTTTTTCTGCCTTGTTGTATTTATTCATAAAGACACCTCTCTTAATACAGTAAACTTAAGCTATACATGTACAAATCTTTCACACGTATAGCTTAGGTATAAACTGTTTTTACTATAACTTTTGTTCAATTATATACTTATTACATTATGGAAATATTAAGTTTATGTAAAAATACCCAAAATGGATTTAACTGCATACTATAGATAGTAGACATATCTCATATAAATGAATATTTTGGCCTAATATAGGCAAACTAACTTCATGAAAATTTTAAGATTTATAATATATGGCATTGCAGGATGGTGCGTAGAAATAGTATGGACAGGATTGGGTTCAATGCTAAACGGCGATGTAACTCTTCGCGCATGGACAAATATTTGGATGTTCTTAATATACGGCTTAGCAATCTTTTTGGAACCAATTCACAACAATATAAGACATTTGCCTATTCTAGTTAGAGGGGGGATTTATTCAACATTAATAATCATTTCAGAATATATTACTGGTTCTTTTTTATGTTTTATGTTGGGCACCTGTCCTTGGCATTACAGTTCAGGCCCTTTTACCATCCAAGGAATAACACGACTAGACTACTTCCCATATTGGCTAATTGCAGGACTACTTTTTGAAAAACTTCATGATGCACTTTTAAAAATTTCAATTAACGTAGAACAATCAAGCTCGTAATACAAAAATGCTTTTAACTTTGTATTGCGATAAAATAATAAATCACATAAAAAAACATATGTGATTTATTATTTTAACAAAGTGAGGTGCAAAATTCACTGTTTTAAAATTTGTGAATTAATAAGAATGAGAGAAGAAATAAATTACAACTTTCAAACTGTTCATTTAATTAACGTTGTGATAATATCTGCAATTTTATTCCTCTCCATTGTTTTAGCATTTATAAATGGCTTAGAGACTAATCAGCTTGCTATAATAATATGTACAGCTTTGCCAATGGAGGTTATAACAATTTTAATATATAAATTTAATACTACCACAGACTTAAAGGCTATATGCTATAGCATACTGATATTTTCATCTGCATATCTACTAACCTTTTTTAATTCAAAATTATCGCTAGCTTTTTTTATCTACTTTTTTATAAGTATTACAACCATTTCTATGTACTTCAAACAAAAACTCATACTAATTCACGGACTTCTTCTTAATTTAGCTTGGATAATGCTGTATGTAATTTCACCTGAGGAACTTGGTTATCCTTCAAACATTTCACTATTTACAGCTATTTTAGTACTCATCAATATTACTATTTATTTAATGTATATCAAGATTAGATGGACAAACAATTTTACTAAATCCTTAGAAGAAAAAGAACTAGAAAATGAGAAACTGCTGAAAGACCTAAATTCCTCTATGGACGTAATTCCAGAAAGTTCTACAGTAGTAAATAAAAATTTAAAAAATTTCAATATGAATCTTACTTTTCTAAAAAAATCTAGTAATGAAATGACTGAAGCTGTAAACGAGACCAAACATGGAATGAGTGAAAATATTGAAAAAGGAAGCAATGAAATAAATGAAATGTGTACTAAAGTACAAATAGTTAAAGATTCAGTAGATTCATCTTTTAATGCTGTAACAAAACTCAAGGAAAATTCTAGAAGAATAACAAAGTTTCTTATGACCATTAAAAATATAGCAGATCAAACAAATCTTCTATCTATAAATGCTAATATAGCTACTGCAAGAGCTGGTAAATCAGGCCGTGAATTTTCAGTGGTTGCAAATGAAATAGCTAAGCTTGCCAATAACAGTTCCGAGATGGTTGAAAATATAAATGAAATTATTGAAGATATAGATATAATTACTAGGGAAACATTTTATAAAATAAAGGAAGGAAATACCGCTGCGAAGGAGAGCTTAACTATCGTATATGAAGTTTTAAATAAATTTAATTTTATAGCTAATTCCTTTAATGTCAATAAATTTAATATACTTGATGAAACCCAAATGATAAAAAATATAACTTCAACTTTTAAAGAAATTGAAAATGAAATGGATTTTATATCAAGTATTTCTGAAGAACATGCAGCTGCCAGTGAAGAAATTCTTAGCAATATTGAAGAACAAAATGAAAATATAAAGCAAATCCTTAATGCAATGTATGAATTGAAATTAATTGTTGAAAGGCTTATGAAGGTTATAAAATAAGAATAAAATTAAGGGAAAGCTTATTGCTTTCCCTTTTCCTTATTATTCAACTTCAAAACTCTCTATATTTTCAAATGGTACATAGTGCTGCTTAGTTGGTTCAATTCCTTTTTATGGTATACATTACCTAAATCTTGAACTTATGTACCAATTCGTTAAGCTTTAACGCTAATTGTGCTTGGCTTTGAGATGCAGTTGCTACTTGTCCTATTCCGTGATTTGCTTCTTCGATTCCACTCTTTATATTATAAGTATTTTCCGATACACTTTGAGCACTAGATGCCACTTCTTGAATAGCACTACTTACATCACTCATGGTTTCATCAACAGCTTTAGCCATTGCAGATATGTTTTCTGAAGTTGTACTTATAAATTCAGCATCCTCATAGTACTTGTTGCCAATTTCCTCAAATTTCTTAAGCTCAGCTTTCATATCATCTTTCATAAATACCATAACATCATTAGCACTATTTGAAAGATTTTCAAATGCAACTTGTACCCTTTCAATTGTATCTTTTATGCCATCTACTGATTCTCCTACTTCCTCTGAAAGTTTTCTAACCTCTTCTGCTACAACTGCAAAACCTTTTCCACTTTCCCCTGCTCTTGCAGCTTCAATTGCTGCATTTAAAGCAAGTAAATTAGTCTGCTCTGCTATACTTGCTATAGACTCTGCCATTTGTTTTATCTCACCAACGACTTTTCCATCTTCTATTGATTTTAATATTTCGTTTTCTTTATCCTTATAAATACTCTCTACTTTATTTACAGATTCTACTCCACTATTTTTAACTTCTATGGCCTTTTCTCTAGATTTAATTGAACTATTGCTTTGCTCTACTGTATTATTTGATAATTCACCTATATTAGCATTAACTTCTTCAACTGATGCTGTTAACTCTTCTGAAGATGCACTTGTTCTTTCAGTTTGTTCTGCTATATATTTAGTTGATTCTGTTATCTCTTCAAATTTAGAGTTAATTTCCTCAACTGTAGCCGAAAGCTCTTCACTTGAAGCACTTAAATCTTGAGAATTTTCTAAAATAGTTTTAATAATATTTTTAACATTATCCTGCGCTTTCATAAGGAATTTACTTGTATCTCCAAATTCATCTTCCCTATCAACTTTAAGCTCTGACGAAAAATCATAATCAGACATCCTTTTAACAACATTATTTATCTCTAACAAGCAATTCTTAATATCTTTTGTTAAAATTAGAGAAAGTGCAATAACTATAACAATAATTAACACCATAATAAATATTAGTAATTTTACAAAGTTAGCAGCTGTTGCTGTATTTGAAGCATTCTCACTTCTAGATTGAGTAAAGTTATTATCTACAATTTTTTTTGTTTCTTCAAATATTTTTTGTCTGTTTTGAGAATTTGATTTATTTAAATTTGCCGCTGTATCAAAATCATTTTTCTGCGCAGCCTCAATAACCTTATCAACTGTACCTAAATAATTTTCACTAGTTTCCTTAATAGTTTGCCAACTCTGTTCATTAGCGGCTTCACTAGATATTGCTTCATACTTTTTAATAAATGTAGCAACTTCTTTTTCATCGTTTACAATTTCAGTTTTAGCTTCTTTTATATTTGAAACATCTCTTTGGTATACTATTTTTAATACATCTGCTCTTATTTCAGTTAATCTTTGTTCCATTTCTCCTAAATAGTAGACTTTCTTTAAATTAACTTTATACATTTTAGTAGCACTACCGCTTACTTTTTCTAATGTTCCAAGAGCAGTTATTCCAACTATTATAAGAAAAACCATAATAATTAAGAATGAACTTACAAGTTTAGTTCCAACTTTCATTTTCCCCATTAATTTCAATATAATCACCCTTTCAGCTAATAATGTTAAATATATAAACATTATCGATATTTATCTTCAATTTCTAAATATATAAACGTTAATACAATAAAAAAAACGTACATAGATTATTCAAACAAATCCATGTACGTTCCTTACTCAAATTTATTTCAGCTTTGTTATATTAAACATATTATTTAATACTCTAAAGTTTTGCACAAAAGGCTGTGCTAAAACCCAATAGCTTACACCTCTTAGTCCATATCTTGAAACTAGTTTATACTTTTCCTCAACACTTCTCGCATCTTCAAACCAAACCACATGCTGCCTTCCATTTGCATCGACATAATTATAGTAAGGAGCTTGAGATTTTGTATCGTATTTTATTATAGCTCCATATCTTCCTGCCCTCTGGACGGCTTCATCGTTTCCTATGCTTTCTGCAAATTCTCCTTTAGGTACATATGGAAGTGTCCAGTCATAACCGTAAAGTGGTATTCCCATCATTATTTTTGATGGAGGTATAACACTTACAGCATATCTTATTACCTTTTCAACTTCATCTATTGGTGCAACAGCAAGAGGAGGCCCTCCTGACCAACCCCACTCGTAGGTCATAATTATAACAAAATCTACTATTTGACCATGAGCTCTATAATCGTGTGCTCCATGCCAAGAACCTTCTGTTATATCGTAGGTTTTTGGTGCTAAAGCTGTTGCCACAGTATAATTAGGATGCAGTGCTGCCACAAGCTTTCTCAGAAAATCATTATACTTTTCTCTATCTTTTGGAGGTATTCTCTCAAAATCAACTACTACTCCATAATAACCCTTAGCTCTTATTAAATTTAATATATTAGTTATAAGAGTATTTGAAAGGGACTCACTATTAAGTATGTTACTTATAAGCTCACTATTGAAATTTGATCCAGCTGTACCTGTTATATTTGTAACCGAAAGCATAGGCTTAACGCCGGCTCTTTGAGCTTGATTTATTATATTTTCATCATCAAGAGGAGTAAGTCCTGCGGTTTCCGTTACATGATGACTAAAAGGAGTTACATACGTAAGATATGGTAATGCACCACTTAAAACGGTATTTTCTTTTTCTGGTGTTGATGGCTGAATAAATGCGTTAACTTCTATATCGCCATAACTCTTGGCGTTTTCAGGTATCCTAATTACCAATCCAGGTTGAATCTGAGATGGATTTTCAATATTATTTAAATCTGTAATGCTCTTAGGTGTAACTCTAAACCTTCTTGCTATGGACCACAGTGTATCTCCCTGCCTTACTCTATAGGTTATTTCAGTACTTGGAACCACAATCGCCTGCCCAACTACTAGTCTATTATTTTGAAGATTATTTGCATCTAGAATACTTTGAGGTGTAACTCTAAATCTTCTTGCTATTGTATAAACACTGTCGCCTGGTTTAACAACATATATTCTCAACTAATTTACCTCTTTAAAATACTACCATTAGTTATTATATTCAAAGCTGTTATTTCTGTGCTTTCTCCGCTCTTACTTTTTTTCCCTTTATTGTCTTATCCTCAATTGCATTAAGTACTATATCACCTTTTCCTGATAATATTTCAACATATGAAAAGTTATCATGTATATCAATAATTCCTATATCTTCTGGGCTTACCCCATCTATACTTGATATAGTTCCTGCTATATCTCCTGGTCTTATCTTCTTTTTCTTTCCTGCACTTAAATAAATTTTTGTAATATCCTTATTTAGTTTTTCAGATTTATTTGCCTTTGTTTTATTTAACTGTTTAGAAGCGGTTTTAAATACTTCTTGCCCTTTTTTAACCTCTTCCCTTGTTGGAGGCTCTTCTTTTATTATTTCTAAAGAGAACTGTTCTTCAATTTCCTTAAGAAATCTTTCTTCCTTTGATGTCACAAAGGTTATTGCGATACCCTTATTTCCCATACGTCCCGTTCTTCCAATTCTATGAATGTAGCTTTCCTTCTCCATAGGTATATCATAATTTATAACATGTGTCACATTTTCAACATCGATGCCTCTAGCCGCCACATCTGTTGCTATTAAAAATGTAAATTCTCCTCTTTTAAAAGCATTCATAACTGCTATTCTATTCTCTTGAAGCATTCCTCCATGTATTGCCATACAGGAAAACTTCATATTTTTCATCTTAACCAAAACATCCTCTACGTTGTTTTTAGTCCTGCAAAATATTATAGAGCTTCCAGGTACCTCTTTATATATTACTTTCTTTAGCAAATCAAACTTTTCACGACTTTCAACCTCGTAGTAAACCTGATGAATTCCTCCTTTGGTCTTTCCTTCATTTTGAACCTCTATGTTCTCAAAGTTCTTCATATACTTTTTAGAAAGCATTACTATTTCCTCCGGCAGTGTTGCTGAGAAAAGAAAAGTATTTTTATTTTTAGGCATTTTTATAAGTATGCTTTCAACCTGCTCTATAAAGCCCATATTGAGCATTTCATCTGCTTCATCTATAATAAAGTATTTCACTTTTTCTAGATTCAAGGTTCCTCTTTCAATATGATCTAGAACTCTTCCAGGTGTACCAACTACAATATGTACTCTTTGCTTAAGCTCTCTAATTTGATTTGAAATTGGCTCTTTTCCGAAAATACTTATGCACCTTAATCTTTTAAATCTTCCTATATTTAAAAAGTCCTCTTTTATTTGATAGGCTAGTTCTCTTGTTGGAGCTAAAACCAGAACCTGAGGCTCTCTTTCTTCGAGTTCTATTTTTTCACAAACAGGAATTGCAAAAGCCGCTGTCTTTCCACTTCCTGTTTTGGCCTTTGCAATTATATCCTTACCATTAAGAATTACAGGAATAACCTTTTCTTGAATACTTGATGGTTTTTTATACCCAAGCTTTTCTATTGACTTTAAAATTTCTTCACTTAATCCTAAATCTCTAAAACTTAATTCACTCATTTTAGTACCTCTTATTTTCTTATATTATATGTAATAAAACCTTATATAGTATACCACTCAAACAACAAATTTAATATAAACAGGCCAAATTCCTCATTAGTTTATGTTCATTGACACTTTTAATTAAAATTACTAAAATATAATTAATTGAAAGGACGGTGGCACAAAATGAAAATATTCTTCATGTCTGATATTCATGGTTCACTTCATTATCTTGAAAAAGCCTTAGCAAGATTCAAAGAAGAAAATGCTGATTTTATAGTTATACTAGGCGATGAACTATATCATGGAGCCAGAAATCCTCTCCCTCTTGGCTACAATCCAAAAGCTGTTAGTGAGCTTTTAAACAGCTATAGTGAACAAATAATTGCTATACGTGGAAATTGTGACAGCGAAGTGGATGAGATGGTTTTAACTTATCCCATAATGTCAACTTACTCTACTATTTTATATAAGGATAAAAG is from Clostridium acetobutylicum ATCC 824 and encodes:
- a CDS encoding MFS transporter — translated: MNKYNKAEKSWILYDCTISTYSMIIITTILPIYFRMVFKNAGGSEASSTAYWGYSNSIGRLLIALLAPLLGTIADYIGYKMKFFKVFCIIGIIFTALIAAVPNSAWLPLVIVFIISTIGNAGSNVFYDAFLVDITPKSKMDMLSSIAYACGYLGNILAFAVCMSIVILAQLHIIPISIMTACKITFVITAIWCTMFSIPIMKNVKQIYGIKKEHRVIVNSIKRLGSTFKNIGKHKNLVIFLISYFFFIDGVNTIITMATSFGADIGINSTVMLVVLLFTQFIAFPCAIIFGKLSEKFKGKTMLYAGIIIYSIICVYANFIHNILGFIILAVLVGTSQGGIQALSRSYFGKLVPKEKNNEFFGFFNIFGRFASILGPLLVAVITQITGKSTNGIFSILILFVIGGIVLTKVKDAREDEDDKVDDNIIVIE
- a CDS encoding DEAD/DEAH box helicase; amino-acid sequence: MSELSFRDLGLSEEILKSIEKLGYKKPSSIQEKVIPVILNGKDIIAKAKTGSGKTAAFAIPVCEKIELEEREPQVLVLAPTRELAYQIKEDFLNIGRFKRLRCISIFGKEPISNQIRELKQRVHIVVGTPGRVLDHIERGTLNLEKVKYFIIDEADEMLNMGFIEQVESILIKMPKNKNTFLFSATLPEEIVMLSKKYMKNFENIEVQNEGKTKGGIHQVYYEVESREKFDLLKKVIYKEVPGSSIIFCRTKNNVEDVLVKMKNMKFSCMAIHGGMLQENRIAVMNAFKRGEFTFLIATDVAARGIDVENVTHVINYDIPMEKESYIHRIGRTGRMGNKGIAITFVTSKEERFLKEIEEQFSLEIIKEEPPTREEVKKGQEVFKTASKQLNKTKANKSEKLNKDITKIYLSAGKKKKIRPGDIAGTISSIDGVSPEDIGIIDIHDNFSYVEILSGKGDIVLNAIEDKTIKGKKVRAEKAQK
- the yfcE gene encoding phosphodiesterase gives rise to the protein MKIFFMSDIHGSLHYLEKALARFKEENADFIVILGDELYHGARNPLPLGYNPKAVSELLNSYSEQIIAIRGNCDSEVDEMVLTYPIMSTYSTILYKDKRLFLTHGHVYGEENLPRLRRGDVFLYGHTHVPVAKKKDDIYIINPGSISIPKENSPNSYAVFENDLFEIKDLAGNTFMKLNI
- a CDS encoding methyl-accepting chemotaxis protein, translated to MREEINYNFQTVHLINVVIISAILFLSIVLAFINGLETNQLAIIICTALPMEVITILIYKFNTTTDLKAICYSILIFSSAYLLTFFNSKLSLAFFIYFFISITTISMYFKQKLILIHGLLLNLAWIMLYVISPEELGYPSNISLFTAILVLINITIYLMYIKIRWTNNFTKSLEEKELENEKLLKDLNSSMDVIPESSTVVNKNLKNFNMNLTFLKKSSNEMTEAVNETKHGMSENIEKGSNEINEMCTKVQIVKDSVDSSFNAVTKLKENSRRITKFLMTIKNIADQTNLLSINANIATARAGKSGREFSVVANEIAKLANNSSEMVENINEIIEDIDIITRETFYKIKEGNTAAKESLTIVYEVLNKFNFIANSFNVNKFNILDETQMIKNITSTFKEIENEMDFISSISEEHAAASEEILSNIEEQNENIKQILNAMYELKLIVERLMKVIK
- a CDS encoding putative ABC transporter permease; the encoded protein is MKILRFIIYGIAGWCVEIVWTGLGSMLNGDVTLRAWTNIWMFLIYGLAIFLEPIHNNIRHLPILVRGGIYSTLIIISEYITGSFLCFMLGTCPWHYSSGPFTIQGITRLDYFPYWLIAGLLFEKLHDALLKISINVEQSSS
- a CDS encoding methyl-accepting chemotaxis protein — translated: MGKMKVGTKLVSSFLIIMVFLIIVGITALGTLEKVSGSATKMYKVNLKKVYYLGEMEQRLTEIRADVLKIVYQRDVSNIKEAKTEIVNDEKEVATFIKKYEAISSEAANEQSWQTIKETSENYLGTVDKVIEAAQKNDFDTAANLNKSNSQNRQKIFEETKKIVDNNFTQSRSENASNTATAANFVKLLIFIMVLIIVIVIALSLILTKDIKNCLLEINNVVKRMSDYDFSSELKVDREDEFGDTSKFLMKAQDNVKNIIKTILENSQDLSASSEELSATVEEINSKFEEITESTKYIAEQTERTSASSEELTASVEEVNANIGELSNNTVEQSNSSIKSREKAIEVKNSGVESVNKVESIYKDKENEILKSIEDGKVVGEIKQMAESIASIAEQTNLLALNAAIEAARAGESGKGFAVVAEEVRKLSEEVGESVDGIKDTIERVQVAFENLSNSANDVMVFMKDDMKAELKKFEEIGNKYYEDAEFISTTSENISAMAKAVDETMSDVSSAIQEVASSAQSVSENTYNIKSGIEEANHGIGQVATASQSQAQLALKLNELVHKFKI
- a CDS encoding glycoside hydrolase family 18 protein; its protein translation is MRIYVVKPGDSVYTIARRFRVTPQSILDANNLQNNRLVVGQAIVVPSTEITYRVRQGDTLWSIARRFRVTPKSITDLNNIENPSQIQPGLVIRIPENAKSYGDIEVNAFIQPSTPEKENTVLSGALPYLTYVTPFSHHVTETAGLTPLDDENIINQAQRAGVKPMLSVTNITGTAGSNFNSELISNILNSESLSNTLITNILNLIRAKGYYGVVVDFERIPPKDREKYNDFLRKLVAALHPNYTVATALAPKTYDITEGSWHGAHDYRAHGQIVDFVIIMTYEWGWSGGPPLAVAPIDEVEKVIRYAVSVIPPSKIMMGIPLYGYDWTLPYVPKGEFAESIGNDEAVQRAGRYGAIIKYDTKSQAPYYNYVDANGRQHVVWFEDARSVEEKYKLVSRYGLRGVSYWVLAQPFVQNFRVLNNMFNITKLK